Proteins encoded by one window of Micromonospora coxensis:
- a CDS encoding DoxX family protein, translated as MRIPVVVLTLILASVILAVAVPKLTGQAQMRERMAHLGVSPGLTRLIGGLEIAAVAGLLLGLLWPPIGVAAAVGLTLLLIGAAVYHARAKDPVPMTVVPVVFALAAGALAVLHVVNG; from the coding sequence GTGCGTATCCCCGTCGTCGTCCTGACCCTCATCCTCGCCTCGGTCATCCTGGCCGTGGCCGTCCCGAAGCTCACCGGCCAGGCGCAGATGCGCGAGCGGATGGCCCACCTCGGCGTCTCCCCCGGCCTCACCCGGCTGATCGGCGGCCTGGAGATCGCCGCCGTCGCCGGCCTGCTGCTGGGCCTGCTCTGGCCGCCGATCGGCGTCGCCGCTGCGGTCGGCCTGACCCTGTTGCTGATCGGGGCGGCGGTCTACCACGCCCGCGCGAAGGACCCGGTCCCGATGACCGTGGTCCCGGTGGTGTTCGCGCTCGCCGCCGGCGCGCTGGCCGTCCTGCACGTCGTGAACGGCTGA
- a CDS encoding type II 3-dehydroquinate dehydratase, whose amino-acid sequence MSDVLLLNGPNLGILGRREPEIYGTDTLADIERAVAEEVAPRGWRVIARQHDCEGALIGAIQSNYDTVGAIVNPGALMIAGWSLRDALANYPRPWLEVHLSNVWARESFRHDSVLAPLASGVIVGLGALGYRLAARALVTTVA is encoded by the coding sequence GTGTCCGACGTGCTGCTGCTCAACGGCCCCAACCTGGGCATCCTCGGACGCCGGGAGCCGGAGATCTACGGCACCGACACGCTGGCGGACATCGAGCGGGCCGTCGCCGAGGAGGTCGCGCCGCGCGGCTGGCGGGTGATCGCCCGACAGCACGACTGCGAGGGCGCGCTGATCGGCGCGATCCAGAGCAACTACGACACCGTGGGCGCGATCGTGAACCCCGGCGCCCTGATGATCGCCGGCTGGAGCCTGCGGGACGCGCTGGCGAACTACCCCCGCCCGTGGCTGGAGGTCCACCTGTCGAACGTCTGGGCGCGGGAGAGCTTCCGGCACGACTCGGTGCTCGCCCCGCTGGCCAGTGGCGTGATCGTCGGGCTCGGCGCGCTGGGCTACCGGCTGGCCGCCCGCGCCCTGGTCACCACCGTCGCATGA
- a CDS encoding DegT/DnrJ/EryC1/StrS family aminotransferase — MSGEPSTVPEFPEWPQFGDEERTGLIRALEQGQWWRVGGSEVDTFEAEFGAYHGTPHALAVTNGTHALEVALEVLGVGPGTEVIVPAFTFISSSLAAQRLGAVAVPVDVDLDTYCIDPAAVAAAVTPRTKVIMPVHMAGQFADMDALDKIAADAGVALLQDAAHAHGAQWQGRRVGELGSVAAFSFQNGKLMTAGEGGAVLFPDEELRERAFLVHSCGRPRTDRDYLHRTTGSNFRMNEFTAAVLRAQLTRLDDQITVREQRWPLLASLLAEIPGVVPQGSDPRGDRNPHYMAMFRVPGITIERRRAVVDALIARGVPAFVAFRAIYRCEGFWAAGAPDETVEQIAARCPNVEQIHADCVWLHHRTLLGTEQQMHEIAAVLADVLAG; from the coding sequence ATGAGTGGTGAACCGTCGACGGTGCCGGAGTTCCCCGAGTGGCCGCAGTTCGGTGACGAGGAGCGGACCGGCCTGATCCGCGCCCTCGAGCAGGGCCAGTGGTGGCGGGTGGGCGGCAGCGAGGTCGACACCTTCGAGGCGGAGTTCGGGGCGTACCACGGCACCCCGCACGCGCTCGCCGTCACCAACGGCACCCACGCCCTGGAGGTCGCCCTCGAGGTGCTCGGCGTCGGGCCCGGCACCGAGGTCATCGTCCCGGCCTTCACCTTCATCTCGTCGTCGCTGGCCGCGCAGCGCCTCGGCGCGGTCGCCGTGCCGGTCGACGTCGACCTGGACACGTACTGCATCGACCCGGCGGCGGTCGCGGCGGCCGTCACCCCGCGGACGAAGGTGATCATGCCGGTGCACATGGCCGGCCAGTTCGCCGACATGGACGCGCTCGACAAGATCGCCGCCGACGCCGGGGTGGCGCTGCTCCAGGACGCCGCGCACGCGCACGGCGCGCAGTGGCAGGGCCGGCGGGTCGGCGAACTCGGCTCGGTCGCCGCGTTCAGCTTCCAGAACGGCAAGCTGATGACCGCCGGTGAGGGCGGCGCGGTGCTCTTCCCCGACGAGGAGCTGCGCGAGCGGGCCTTCCTCGTGCACAGCTGCGGCCGGCCCCGCACCGACCGGGACTACCTGCACCGCACCACCGGCTCCAACTTCCGGATGAACGAGTTCACCGCCGCCGTGCTGCGCGCCCAGCTCACCCGGCTGGACGACCAGATCACGGTGCGCGAGCAGCGCTGGCCGCTGCTGGCGAGCCTGCTCGCCGAGATCCCGGGCGTGGTGCCGCAGGGCAGCGACCCGCGCGGCGACCGCAATCCGCACTACATGGCGATGTTCCGGGTCCCCGGCATCACGATCGAGCGTCGACGCGCCGTGGTCGACGCGCTCATCGCCCGGGGCGTACCGGCGTTCGTGGCGTTCCGGGCGATCTACCGGTGCGAGGGCTTCTGGGCGGCCGGCGCGCCGGACGAGACGGTCGAGCAGATCGCCGCCCGCTGCCCGAACGTCGAGCAGATCCACGCCGACTGCGTGTGGCTGCACCACCGCACCCTGCTCGGCACCGAGCAGCAGATGCACGAGATCGCCGCCGTGCTGGCCGACGTCCTCGCCGGATGA